The following coding sequences are from one Delphinus delphis chromosome 19, mDelDel1.2, whole genome shotgun sequence window:
- the RFNG gene encoding beta-1,3-N-acetylglucosaminyltransferase radical fringe, with amino-acid sequence MSRARGALCRACLALAAALAALLLLPLPLPRAPAPAPTRAPAPGPGPHAPPAHPATAPRLRPDDVFIAVKTTRKNHGPRLGLLLRTWISRARRQTFIFTDGDDPELQLQEGSHVVNTNCSAVHTRQALCCKMSVEYDKFIESGRKWFCHVDDDNYVNPEGLLQLLATFSPSQDVYLGRPSLDHPIEATERVQGGGTVTTVKFWFATGGAGFCLSRGLALKMSPWASLGSFMSTAERVRLPDDCTVGYIVEGLLGARLLHSSLFHSHLESLQRLPPDTLLQQVTLSYGGPENPHNVVNVAGGFSLQQDPTRFKSVHCLLYPDTDWCPEQKQSDVASR; translated from the exons ATGAGCCGCGCGCGGGGGGCGCTGTGCCGGGCCTGCCTCGCGCTGGCCGCGGCCCTGGccgcgctgctgctgctgccactgccgcTACCCCGCGCGCCCGCGCCGGCCCCGACCCgggccccggcccccggccccggcccaCACGCTCCCCCTGCCCATCCCGCCACCGCCCCCCGCCTGCGGCCCGACGACGTCTTCATCGCGGTCAAGACCACCCGGAAGAACCACGGGCCGCGCCTGGGTCTGCTGCTGCGCACCTGGATCTCCCGGGCCCGACGGCAG ACGTTCATCTTTACCGACGGGGATGACCCTGAGCTACAGCTCCAGGAAG GCAGCCATGTCGTCAACACCAACTGCTCAGCCGTGCACACACGCCAGGCTCTGTGCTGCAAGATGTCAGTGGAATATGACAAGTTCATTGAGTCTGGACGCAA GTGGTTCTGCCATGTGGACGATGACAACTACGTAAACCCCGAAGGcctgctgcagctgctggccACCTTCTCACCCAGCCAAGACGTCTACCTGGGGCGGCCCAGCCTGGACCACCCCATCGAGGCTACCGAGAGGGTCCAAGGAGGTGGAACC GTAACCACGGTCAAGTTTTGGTTTGCTACCGGAGGGGCCGGGTTCTGCTTGAGCAGAGGCCTTGCACTCAAGATGAGCCCATGGGCCAG CCTGGGCAGTTTCATGAGCACAGCCGAGCGGGTGCGGCTGCCGGACGACTGCACGGTGGGCTACATTGTGGAGGGGCTGCTGGGCGCCCGCCTGTTGCACAGCTCGCTGTTCCACTCCCACCTGGAGAGCCTGCAGAGGCTGCCGCCCGACACCCTGCTCCAGCAG gtCACCTTGAGCTACGGGGGTCCTGAGAACCCACATAATGTGGTGAACGTGGCCGGAGGCTTCAGCCTGCAGCAGGACCCCACGCG GTTTAAGTCCGTCCACTGCCTTCTTTACCCGGACACGGACTGGTGTCCTGAGCAGAAGCAGAGTGACGTCGCCTCTCGGTGA